Proteins found in one Gopherus flavomarginatus isolate rGopFla2 chromosome 18, rGopFla2.mat.asm, whole genome shotgun sequence genomic segment:
- the LOC127036995 gene encoding P3 protein-like, protein MAQVLPLLLLLLGCWAQLARGQQAGRYLSMGDGSTLEFDFPERSRGIMVVSSHYPGANRTAGGTQLSAASLAPTVLTVENVSTLCCGAGGFVVAIRSGLAGLAPLQLRLLDQHQLVEERGEFRVRVLPGEEPEHPGLGHFSENPLLYALLPLIFINKCAFGCKVELEALRDLARQPQPVLLGILGQFVAMPLYGYLMSLAFALPKALALGLVVTCSSPGGGGGYLYSLLLGGDVTLAISMTLLSTVAAAGLMPLSSALYGRLLSAHQSLHVPFAKILATLLFIAVPISAGLLVKCKLPRVARLLLLLIKPFSFALILGGLFMAYHMGAFILADVHSPVVLAGLSVPLFGLLLGYLLAACLRLPGPHRRTVSIEVGVQNSLLALAVLQLSFHRRQADYASQAPFVVALSSTAEMLLLVLGHLLYKKLRPPDSP, encoded by the coding sequence ATGGCACAGGTCCTgccactcctgctgctgctgctgggctgctgggcccagctggccagggggcagcaggCTGGCAGGTACCTGAGCATGGGCGACGGCAGCACCCTGGAATTCGACTTCCCTGAGAGGAGCCGGGGCATCATGGTAGTGTCCAGCCACTACCCGGGCGCCAACAGGACGGCGGGTGGTACCCAGCTTAGCGCTGCCTCACTTGCGCCCACCGTGCTGACGGTGGAGAACGTCAGCACCCTGTGCTGCGGGGCGGGGGGTTTTGTGGTGGCCATCCGCTCGGGCCTGGCTGGGCTGGCGCCACTCCAGCTGCGCCTGCTGGACCAGCACCAACTGGTGGAGGAGCGGGGCGAGTTCCGGGTGCGGGTGCTGCCGGGCGAGGAGCCGGAGCACCCAGGGCTGGGCCACTTCTCGGAGAACCCGCTGCTCTACGCCCTCCTGCCCCTCATCTTCATCAACAAGTGTGCCTTCGGCTGCAAGGTGGAGCTGGAGGCACTACGGGACCTGGCACGCCAGCCCCAGCCCGTCCTCCTGGGCATCCTGGGCCAGTTCGTTGCCATGCCCCTCTATGGCTACCTCATGTCACTGGCCTTTGCCCTGCCCAAGGCGTTGGCACTAGGGCTGGTCGTCACCTGCTCCTCCCCGGGTGGGGGTGGCGGGTACCTCTACAGCCTCCTGCTGGGCGGGGACGTCACCCTGGCCATCTCCATGACGCTGCTGTCCACGGTGGCGGCTGCCGGGCTGATGCCGCTCTCCTCAGCACTCTACGGGCGGTTGCTGAGCGCCCACCAGAGCCTGCACGTGCCCTTCGCCAAGATCCTGGCCACGCTACTCTTCATTGCAGTACCCATCTCGGCCGGCTTGCTGGTGAAGTGCAAGCTGCCCCGGGTCgcccgcctgctgctgctgcttatcAAGCCCTTCAGCTTCGCCCTCATCCTGGGTGGGCTCTTCATGGCCTACCACATGGGGGCGTTCATTCTGGCAGACGTGCACTCCCCTGTGGTGCTGGCTGGGCTGAGTGTGCCCCTTTTTGGCCTCCTTCTGGGCTACCTCCTGGCCGCCTGCCTTCGGCTGCCGGGCCCACACCGCCGGACGGTTAGCATCGAAGTGGGAGTGCAGAACAGCCTGCTGGCCCTGGCGGTCCTGCAGCTCTCCTTCCACCGCCGGCAGGCTGACTACGCCTCCCAGGCCCCCTTCGTGGTGGCGCTGAGCAGCACGGCCGAGATGCTACTGCTCGTGCTGGGTCATCTTCTCTATAAGAAGCTGCGGCCGCCAGACAGCCCCTGA
- the LOC127036997 gene encoding protein FAM3A-like isoform X2 produces MRLAGPLRVVVIILTAGLTWILVSLLLGTQSGFSRLQQLLGSPENLPTAEPRPRRYKCGLPQPCPEQHLAFRLVSGAANVIGPKICLEDKMLMSSVKNNVGRGLNIALVNGVNGELIDARFFDMWAGDVNELLKFIRTLHEGTLVFVASYDDPATKMNEETRRIFSELGSSVAKELGFRDSWVFVGAKGVQDKSPFEQHTKNSKSTNKYEGWPEALEMEGCIPQRKADGQ; encoded by the exons ATGAGACTGGCAG GTCCCCTACGCGTGGTGGTGATCATCCTCACTGCTGGGCTCACCTGGATCCTCgtcagcctcctgctgggcaccCAGAGTGGCTTCTCTCGCCTCCAGCAGCTTCTCGGCA GTCCTGAGAACCTCCCCACGGCAG agccGCGGCCCAGGAGGTATAAGTGTGgcctcccacagccctgccccgagCAGCATCTCGCCTTCCGCCTGGTCAGCGGTGCCGCCAACGTCATCGGGCCCAAGATCTGCCTGGAGGATAAAAT GCTAATGAGCAGCGTGAAGAACAATGTGGGGCGGGGCCTGAACATCGCCCTGGTGAatg GGGTCAATGGGGAGCTCATTGATGCCAGGTTCTTCGACATGTGGGCTGGAG ACGTCAACGAGCTGCTGAAATTCATTCGGACGCTGCACGAGGGAACCCTGGTGTTCGTGGCCTCATACGACGACCCAGCCACCAA GATGAACGAAGAGACGCGGAGGATTTTCAGCGAGCTCGGCAGCAGTGTGGCCAAGGAGCTTGGATTCCGCGACAGCTGGGTCTTCGTGGGGGCCAAGGGGGTGCAGGACAAAAGCCCCTTTGAGCAG cacaccAAGAACAGCAAGAGCACCAACAAGTACGAAGGCTGGCCGGAAGCGCTGGAGATGGAGGGCTGCATCCCCCAAAGAAAGGCTGATGGCCAGTGA
- the LOC127036997 gene encoding protein FAM3A-like isoform X3, translated as MRLAGPENLPTAVSGWGSSAVPLQASTAPSGRAGARSRHNKPRPRRYKCGLPQPCPEQHLAFRLVSGAANVIGPKICLEDKMLMSSVKNNVGRGLNIALVNGVNGELIDARFFDMWAGDVNELLKFIRTLHEGTLVFVASYDDPATKMNEETRRIFSELGSSVAKELGFRDSWVFVGAKGVQDKSPFEQHTKNSKSTNKYEGWPEALEMEGCIPQRKADGQ; from the exons ATGAGACTGGCAG GTCCTGAGAACCTCCCCACGGCAG TGTCAGGCTGGGGCAGCTCGGCTGTGCCCCTTCaggccagcaccgccccctcagGCAGGGCGGGAGCCAGAAGCAGACACAACA agccGCGGCCCAGGAGGTATAAGTGTGgcctcccacagccctgccccgagCAGCATCTCGCCTTCCGCCTGGTCAGCGGTGCCGCCAACGTCATCGGGCCCAAGATCTGCCTGGAGGATAAAAT GCTAATGAGCAGCGTGAAGAACAATGTGGGGCGGGGCCTGAACATCGCCCTGGTGAatg GGGTCAATGGGGAGCTCATTGATGCCAGGTTCTTCGACATGTGGGCTGGAG ACGTCAACGAGCTGCTGAAATTCATTCGGACGCTGCACGAGGGAACCCTGGTGTTCGTGGCCTCATACGACGACCCAGCCACCAA GATGAACGAAGAGACGCGGAGGATTTTCAGCGAGCTCGGCAGCAGTGTGGCCAAGGAGCTTGGATTCCGCGACAGCTGGGTCTTCGTGGGGGCCAAGGGGGTGCAGGACAAAAGCCCCTTTGAGCAG cacaccAAGAACAGCAAGAGCACCAACAAGTACGAAGGCTGGCCGGAAGCGCTGGAGATGGAGGGCTGCATCCCCCAAAGAAAGGCTGATGGCCAGTGA
- the LOC127036997 gene encoding protein FAM3A-like isoform X1, translating to MRLAGPLRVVVIILTAGLTWILVSLLLGTQSGFSRLQQLLGSPENLPTAVSGWGSSAVPLQASTAPSGRAGARSRHNKPRPRRYKCGLPQPCPEQHLAFRLVSGAANVIGPKICLEDKMLMSSVKNNVGRGLNIALVNGVNGELIDARFFDMWAGDVNELLKFIRTLHEGTLVFVASYDDPATKMNEETRRIFSELGSSVAKELGFRDSWVFVGAKGVQDKSPFEQHTKNSKSTNKYEGWPEALEMEGCIPQRKADGQ from the exons ATGAGACTGGCAG GTCCCCTACGCGTGGTGGTGATCATCCTCACTGCTGGGCTCACCTGGATCCTCgtcagcctcctgctgggcaccCAGAGTGGCTTCTCTCGCCTCCAGCAGCTTCTCGGCA GTCCTGAGAACCTCCCCACGGCAG TGTCAGGCTGGGGCAGCTCGGCTGTGCCCCTTCaggccagcaccgccccctcagGCAGGGCGGGAGCCAGAAGCAGACACAACA agccGCGGCCCAGGAGGTATAAGTGTGgcctcccacagccctgccccgagCAGCATCTCGCCTTCCGCCTGGTCAGCGGTGCCGCCAACGTCATCGGGCCCAAGATCTGCCTGGAGGATAAAAT GCTAATGAGCAGCGTGAAGAACAATGTGGGGCGGGGCCTGAACATCGCCCTGGTGAatg GGGTCAATGGGGAGCTCATTGATGCCAGGTTCTTCGACATGTGGGCTGGAG ACGTCAACGAGCTGCTGAAATTCATTCGGACGCTGCACGAGGGAACCCTGGTGTTCGTGGCCTCATACGACGACCCAGCCACCAA GATGAACGAAGAGACGCGGAGGATTTTCAGCGAGCTCGGCAGCAGTGTGGCCAAGGAGCTTGGATTCCGCGACAGCTGGGTCTTCGTGGGGGCCAAGGGGGTGCAGGACAAAAGCCCCTTTGAGCAG cacaccAAGAACAGCAAGAGCACCAACAAGTACGAAGGCTGGCCGGAAGCGCTGGAGATGGAGGGCTGCATCCCCCAAAGAAAGGCTGATGGCCAGTGA
- the LOC127036997 gene encoding protein FAM3A-like isoform X4 yields the protein MRLAGPENLPTAEPRPRRYKCGLPQPCPEQHLAFRLVSGAANVIGPKICLEDKMLMSSVKNNVGRGLNIALVNGVNGELIDARFFDMWAGDVNELLKFIRTLHEGTLVFVASYDDPATKMNEETRRIFSELGSSVAKELGFRDSWVFVGAKGVQDKSPFEQHTKNSKSTNKYEGWPEALEMEGCIPQRKADGQ from the exons ATGAGACTGGCAG GTCCTGAGAACCTCCCCACGGCAG agccGCGGCCCAGGAGGTATAAGTGTGgcctcccacagccctgccccgagCAGCATCTCGCCTTCCGCCTGGTCAGCGGTGCCGCCAACGTCATCGGGCCCAAGATCTGCCTGGAGGATAAAAT GCTAATGAGCAGCGTGAAGAACAATGTGGGGCGGGGCCTGAACATCGCCCTGGTGAatg GGGTCAATGGGGAGCTCATTGATGCCAGGTTCTTCGACATGTGGGCTGGAG ACGTCAACGAGCTGCTGAAATTCATTCGGACGCTGCACGAGGGAACCCTGGTGTTCGTGGCCTCATACGACGACCCAGCCACCAA GATGAACGAAGAGACGCGGAGGATTTTCAGCGAGCTCGGCAGCAGTGTGGCCAAGGAGCTTGGATTCCGCGACAGCTGGGTCTTCGTGGGGGCCAAGGGGGTGCAGGACAAAAGCCCCTTTGAGCAG cacaccAAGAACAGCAAGAGCACCAACAAGTACGAAGGCTGGCCGGAAGCGCTGGAGATGGAGGGCTGCATCCCCCAAAGAAAGGCTGATGGCCAGTGA